The nucleotide sequence ACTGAGGATGCTGTGAAATATATAAGTGGCACAATGCTTGACGACCGGCCAATACGTGTAGATTTTGATTGGGGATTCGAAGAAGGCAGGCAGTGGGGTCGTGGGCGAAGTGGTGGACAAGTTATTCTCTATTTCTGATCCTTTTAGAAATATTCATTCTTCTACAAGTTGAATATGACTGACCTAATGCactgttttgtttcttttttatagGTGAGAGATGAATATCGCACTGATTATGATCCTGATATCCTTTAAGTAGAATTAGATGTTATATCTTTGACAAGAATAtgctttttaattatttttaaggtCTTATTCTTCAGTCAGTTTTGGATCTGGATTATTGATTGCATGTTGTCAAGTGTGAAAATCATATAGTGAGATCCTAAGTCTTTATTTTATGTTTAATCTGTAGAATTGTCTGAGCCAATTTGCTTCTGAACCTTCACATTCCAAGTAGGAAAATCCTCTCTATAACCCTAATTTCCTGTTTTGACACTTCTTGAATCAATTTGAAAATAGATTTGAGGATGATTCTAATCTGCTACAAACAAATGACCTCCCATAATCAAGTAATTATTATGTTACCTTTTTCTTCAATTCAATCTAAATATGCAATTTAACCCTTCTCAAAGCTTTAGTAATTCTGCAAGTTCTACAATATTCTCAAGGTAATTCAGCAAGCATACAAGACTTGTTTTTAGATCTATTGGTCCTTTCTTTGAGTATTGGTTACAATGATCATGAGAGAATTCAGAAAGGTCACTCTTCAGCAGGAGAAAAGATAATTGACATGTAACATTTAGTGGTCTCTCTTTTTCTGAAGCATCTCAACACTTGAATCTTCTGACAAAGTAAAAGGTAGTATATCAGTattggtcaaaaaaaaaaaaactagttatTTAATAGGTAGATCAAAAGTTGCAAGCAAGTAAAAAGACTAGCAATAATGGATAATATTAATCAAGTTCTTATTTTCCTGTTGATGAGAACTGACTTGAGAAAAACAGAGAGCATTTAGGTTTGGTTTAACTTGTGGCAAAAATATAACCACCGGGAGTAAAAGTGCTAAAAAATTTAGTTACCTTGTAACTTCTAGAAATGACAAGTACTCAAAGTCCAGGAGACAAATTGTTACTTGCTGCAATAGTAGATCCTAAGCTTGCTATCCAGCATGTGAACTAAGGTGTTTATTGGTAATGTTTGAGTTGGTTGTGCTGATCAATGAGTTAAAATGCGCCAAGGTTCCAAAACGCCCgagacgctaggcgctcgcccgagcaaagcgagGTGCTcccgaatattataattaaaataatacacAACTAAGTAAAAATATGCCAAACATGTTTATGAAGACCTATGTTAGAATTAAATGGCTCCAAAAGCATCTTGTTAACCAGGAATGTTTTGTTGCTCTAAGACATCATCAAGTTATCATGTATACGGCTCCAAAAGCTTGCTATCCAGCTAAGGGAGTTCCATGTATGCCAGGAATGTTTTGTTAACTAGGGATTTTCTTAACCAAAGTTGGACAAGAGCCAACCAGTTAATTAACAAGAAGGCGGGGGAAGCAAAGGGCGGCAAATGAAACTACAATTACGAACGGATGAAGCTGCAGTGGTGGACGAAGGCAGCAGACGATGTTGTCGACGACGACCAACGAAGCTGCAGCGTCGAACGGAGTGTGCGAAGGCGGAGAACGaaggcaatggaagaggttgCCATCGGCGGTGGACAGAGCTACTACAGCAGTAGACAGAGTTATAGCTGTGGaagaggtttagggtttagacgaGCTGTAGCGGCGGATGAGCTCCAACGATGGACGAgcagcggcgatggcagctgagtTGCAATGGCGAACAAGATTGGACAAGGTTGCCGACGGCGGCTGGCAGAGCGAATACAGGCGATAGATGTagggtttcttttcttttactatgTAGGGCGAGGGAGGGGGTTGGACTATGTTaggtggttcgattgaaccaacttatGAGTCCAATCGAACCAACAATTGAACCCAAGTTCCAAAGTTGGCTCGGGCGCTCGCCCAAGGCGCCTCGTGCCTAGGCTCAGGCAAGCGCCCGAGTAGCGCTTCATTGAAGCATTGCACCTGGGGTTTTTGCAAGGTGCtcaggcctcgcctcacctcacccgagcgcccgagcgccttttgaaaCCACTGGTGCTGATCCCCTGTTTTTGAGGACCTCCTTGTTCAACATACTCCACAATTTCAACTTTTATATCTGATAGCCAACGACAACGGTTGGATGATCTTGTTTTTCTGTAAGCTAGTTTGGAACTTATCATCTAGATGGTGTGCTTCACATTTTAATTACTTTTGAAATGCCATTGGAACATTAAGTTATTACATTAGAATAAGGTAAGCTATGGTTTTTATTACAATGAATACTTTTTTTGTGCTTCATCTATCACCTTTATGTCCTTAACAATGGTTACGTCGAGGTGGCTATGGAAAACTGGTCCAGAGAGAGCTGGAAGCACAGAGAGAATTGGTAGATTATGGTGCAGGAGCACTGGGTGCTTTTCAACCACCGACACAATGTAAGTTTTGGATGTTCAGTATCAACTGTTGACTGTTTGTGTTTTTCAGTgggattttattatgaaaatttCTGTGTGGGACTCGCTTTTCTGTTCCCGATGCCCTCTTCCTGTGCCATATACCTGTATAATTCTTTTCTTGTCCAAACACCTTTCTGCAGTTGCTGGCATGTATAGCTGTGGTTTATTGTTcataagaaaatatatcatgttttGAATGCTGTTGAAAACAATTGTCTAATGGTTTCTTTATTTATTCAAACAAGGATTTTTAAGATTTAAAAGATTAGGATTGTCATGTTcaagattttgaaaaaaaaaattcttttggcTGTATTCACCAGCCATTTTAATCATCAGCACATATTGTCAAGCTCATGATTTTCAGGATTCCGGGTTGTAACAGCCAAGAACAAATTAATTCGTTGATATTGGTTGAagataaaagacagaaaaaaAACATCAAGTTGAAGCTAACATGAGAGGGCCAGTTACTGTATGGTGTTAAGAGACATGGAAGAGTTCTAGTGACCATTAATATGATATCCATCCCATTTGACATCTGGAGATCATAAAGTTAGGTGGATGGGGAAATAAGAAATAGCTTAGATTCTACTATGATACATTTACCAAGCCTGAGCATGAAGGATTAGGTTTGTTGCTTTTACTAGCATTTTCTGAGTTCCCAGTTAATGCAACTCAACTCTGGCATTCCTTGTTCACAAAGGATTAACTGAACATGAGTACATATGTTAGAAAACTCCAATAATGTAGAGTGCTTTTGATTTCCCATCATTGTCATTAAACTGCCACCAGATTTGTTAGGGTTGCTTGCTGATCAGAGAAGGGTATGACTTTGTTTGACTGGCTATATCAGTATGTTTAATGAGTTACAATGTTAAGTAGTGGTTTGTACTTGTGTATCTGAGACTAATTAATGTTTGCTTCAATCACCTTGCTCTGTGATACTAACTCGATACTAACTTGTACAATTTACTTACAGATGGTAAGCATGGAGTTTATGGTGATTCACATAGACATGGTAGAGGTACGTGCTTATAGATTGATCGTTTGTGATATTTGTTTTCCCTTACGGCTTAGTCATGAGTAAGTAGGTGACGGTTGGTATTTTTTATGTTTTGCTTTATGGTATAtgaagataggaaaagaaatacttttattcgtaAACAACTAAGTATCGCTTCGATAAaatataagatgagagaaaatcactTAAGATGGTATGAGCATGTGCTTAGGAGACCTCCAAATACGATAATtagaagaggtgaaataattaCTATTAGTGGTACGATGATAGGCTTGAGGaaaacttgaaaattttaatataaactataaataaatatttaagtactctgaagttaactaaacatatgatcttttacatatctcaatgacAGAAAAAGATACATGTAATTGAGATTtacgattttgttgttgttgtgtggACTTATCAACATGTACCCTATGAATCATGGAATattttatgttttgttcttgtgaAAAATAAAAGTTCATGTTTGATATCCATTTAACTTAAACAGATTATCGAAAACGGTATCGGGAAGATGAGCAATCTGCATCTGAAATGTCAAGAAGAACATCAGGTTATGAATCAAGGAGGAACTCCGAACATGACTTGAGACCGGTACTCGCTACTACTCAAGCATTGCTTTTCTTTTATCTATTTATAATGAAACATTTTTCTTTGCAATTTGAGTAACACATCTTCTGTCTGTATTTTTCTACAGGAAAAGAACCCTCGGTTTAGGGAGAGTGGCGACTCTGATGATGAAGATGAAGACGACAGAAAAAGACGCCGATGACAACTTAAGGGGTTTGGACTGCCTTTCCCATCTTTGATGGAAGTATTGATGTAATGAAGATAATCATTTACTGAAAATCTAGTAGTTCCTGTTAAGTCTTTGCTTCCTGAAAAGCTCTAAGCCTCTGTTCTCTCAGTAGTAGTTTCATTTCTAATATTTTGGGCATTCAGTTTGATTGGTTAACATGATTGGTTAGCCATGTTATAAAACCAAAAAATTCATCTCACTGATTTACAAATTCTTTCTTCTGTTTGAAAAACTTTGGTTCATTCGAAAATGGTAAAGCAAATATTCCATTTCCTGATGAGTGTTGAGCACTAACCACAATTCTTCCAAAGTATTCTGTAACACGATTCAATTATTATCATTAAGACATTATGGCCGTCTCAGGATGCTCGACCCTTGCAAAAGTTCTTAAAATGCATGTTGATGTTAGCACCCATCACACTTCAAGAGGTTCTTAAAATGTGCATTCGGTGGAGTTTGCTTTATTGAGAGTTTGATGTTAGCAACTAAAATGTGCTACTTCAGCTACTCAGCACAACCTAAGCCAAAGTCAACACAAAATCTTGACTATTTGCAGCAACGTCTGTTGTAGCAGTCCTTAATTGACTATTTATTTGGGTATGTATTGATCGTTCATCAAATGAAAGAAAGATGAAGGCATAATGGAGGAAGAGAAATAAAAGGAGATGATAAAAGATgagggagaagaaaaagaaagaatagaaaatgcATACCAGATAggttaagaaacaaaaaataaaagaatgctCTGTTTCGTTCAtgaaagaaaagagaggaaggtatAATGCAGGAGGAAGATAAAAAATTAGAATATTGGAGGAAGAGAAATAATAGGAGAAGATGATAAAaggaaggagaaaaaaaaaaccctaataaataggcaaagaaaaagaagagaaatagaCAAAGCCAGAAGAGCcgatatagaaagaaaaaaaaggaaaaaaaaatggaagaaaagaaaaggtaGAAAAAGAAAGCAGGGTAAAGGATACCAAATAGATGATGTGAATAGACAACGATGAACGACAATGATGTGCAATGTGTCCTATAGGTACACAAATCACGATTAGAGCATACACAAAACAAAACACTACTAGAGCAAAGACGATAAGGATATTAAGCGTTGACAAGAAAATTCCATCTTCACCACTTGTAgcattaaaataaaaagaaaaagattccaAACCAGTAATCAAAGTCACTTGGCGAGTTTTTCAAGTAAAAATGGCAAATAGATGCCGCTGTGCGGAGTAAACTGTAATTTGAGTTTCAAACAAAATGTGGAATCCAACACACTGAATTGTCTTCACAAACCCTACTTCAAAACATGGCACAACAAGCCAAAGCATTTCTCGCGATATCATTAAATAGAATGACGAGCTCCGAGTGGCAGTGATAGGATCATCAGATGAACAACCTTCATGGAAATGCTCGGAGGGCATGATCCTGGGGCTGGGTCAGTGTATAAAGAATCAAACCAATTGACTTCATGAAGCTTAAAGAGAAGTCTTCTTTCCTTTGCCCTCATCACGTCATTCGTCTTCTTTGATGATTCTTCTCTTTCTGAAGGGTTGTACGGGCATGCTTCCAGGAGCACTATGAGCTCTCCTCTTCTGGTCTCTCTTGTTCTCGGCTTCAATCATTGTACGTCTCAATGCAGCCGCCTTGTAGATTGGTTTTGGCAAGTGTCTGTGCCTGCAAAAATAATTCATTGTCGTGAAGCAGTACAACCACATCACTGGGGTAGATGAAGACAACAAGTAGCTGGGGGCAAAAGGTACAAGATTTCCAGTTGACTTTAGGTTTTTATGCAGTTTGCCCATTAACCAGTCTATGGTACCATTAACACTTGCACTAAACATATATTTAGGGCTGTCATCGGGAATGATGTAAATCAAGTCTTACAGCTTTTTCCCCTTCCTCCACATGTACTCCATTTAATATCCACTGTCAAATATTCTATTTGAACTAAACATGGAATAGAGAGTTTACCTGACTATGCGCTTCACCTCTGGAAGATGCTTGTACCGTTCTTTGACAGCATCTAGATATTCTTGCTTTTTACGTTCCCTAGGTAGAAGCTGTACCGGAGATGTGAAGGAATCATTATACCATGTAATGCAAAAGAACAGAACCAATCCACTTACATTACAATGAAAAGCAAAGCCACTTGACCAGAAAAGAAAAAACGAGTTCAGGAATGTCGAACCAAATGGACCAAAATTATTACACATGTTATCTAATAAAAAGAATAGTCAACAGTTCATGTGCTTATTCATTCATATGTTAAGAAACTCATAGTTGGTACAAGGACCAGAAGGAAAACCAAATCAATTAAACAAAATGTGTCACATTCTCTAAGCAattgttgattttttttccatTATGACCAACCCCAGTCATAACATTATGACTCAACTAAAATGCTTTTTCTAGTTCACTTGTTGCTGCATCTGCCAAAAGCTATGAGGTGTAATGTTAATATACATCAAGTGTGATTTCTGAGTATAATTATAAAACACAAGTACATCAttgtttgatttcattaaaaaaggATAAGGCTACCGTATCCACGCTCATCAGAGTGATCATAAAGGTGAGAGATTTCATATTGAAGAAAAACGAAGTGACTCATACAAAGAATCCACGAGCTTAACATCAAAGTCCAAAATTGAATAGTGGAACAGGAACACAAATCTGATCTGTCCAAGCAGAGAGCTTGACAAATCTAATGACTATTCAAAATCTTAGAACACGGGCTAAGCAGTATTCCTAGAAAAAATACATAATAAACTACAAAGACAACCATGGCTGTCCATGCATCAAACAAAATGGTCCAATTAAACATCAATTGTATACTTACTACTCCCATCTGTTCTGAAGATTTCGCTTTCCACAGCCGGAGATTGGTATCATCACTTCCAGAAATGAGATAAGAACCATCACAGCTGTACCTCACACAGAATACCCTACATAAAAGATGCAACAACTCACTACCTAGAAAACAAAAATATTGATAGCAAGATAAAGCATTACAAAAGACACATTAACTAAAATAAAACAGAACAATCATGATAATAATGGAAGTAATTATGTACGGATACATAAAAAAGATAGAAttctaaaaaataaattcattttCTGATGTACAAGAAACTAATTTATCATCATGTAGGTAAAAACtattaatatattttgataagaaaaacaagaaaaagaagctcAGGGCAGAAGAAATCAAGGCTTCAAAAACCTTTGCATCCGTTTAGTATGATAAATCTCCCTACTATGGTCCCCATTGTATGGGAAGATCCTCACCTGCAACCAAAATTTGTAAGGTGTCAATTGAGATCTTCCGCTGCAACCGCAGTATACTTCTGTGACAGCATAATATAATAGTcgaaaaacaaaattaaaaaggtttaacccaCTGTTCTATCATAAGAACCAGTCACAAACTCACGGCCTGTCGGAgagtaatcaatatccatcctgtACCCAGCATTGCCAAAACAAGTACGAATTTAAGTTAAACATAGAAatacatttttctataaaatatatTGAGATAAAGATATTATTTTAGCTATGTCACGCACACTGCAGAAACATGATCTTTATGCACCACCTTTGCTTCATCCAATTTCCTAGTGTCGTAACTGTAGCAGCTACAGTCTTCATTTGCCTGCAACAGCAAATATCTATTTTATTGGAAATTTAAGCATCTCCTATCTTGATATTTGCAATTAATTTGTTTTTACTAATGCATGTAAAGTTGTACAATAACATCTGCAATTATTGGCTGAAATTATACAGAACTAGGCTCTCGAGAATGAGAATTGGTTGTGAAATTGGAATATATCTACAAGACTACATGAGATCAACATATTAGATTTATCAAATCAACTGAGAACCTAGAATTAGCTTGAATAGTCTGAAATTTAGTGTCATGAACTGACTGAATGATATCAAAACGCTTAAACTTAAGTTAGTACTACCAGATTCAAATAGCTCTATAAATTAGTTTGATTCTCTTCACACAACAAATGTGGGGCTAAAATATATACTAACAATTACCCTCATTTATGACTTGATATTCTTATCAAGGCTCAAAGAAACCTAAAATTAAACTTTAGTATGATGTAAGTGAGACCAAACCTAGTGGTGGCTCCATGAGGTGATATGCCTACTTGGGCCTCTCACGACAACAAACACTTAAGTCCCATCTGCCATCATTTGCCACAACCTACTCTGACTTGATAGAATGATTGACTCGAACCATTGCCTCAAAATGCTTAAACTCAAATTTAATTCTCCTCGCACATCAGATGTGGGACTAACTAGGTGTGTTACTAACtagaaggtcaaaaacaaaatatattttataaaaaatgaataaaattTATTGAATCTGATGGAATTATCTAAAATTGATTTAAATCTGGCAAAATCAACTAGCACCAGTAAGAATTTGCCAGAATCACAAATTAACCATGTCCAACCGATTTGTGAAACTTTTGAGTTCTCATATCATCCCATTTGGATCAGCCAAATGGGGATTAACTGATCCTGAGATCCACGTTCAGGACCTTATGACTTATACTTAATAACATTAATTTAATACTATATCATCCACCTTGAAAGCCCATATGATAGTCCTGAAACTTTGCACTCCTTAACAAAAGCACCATATGGTGAAATAAACAAAAGAGTCTTGAAATAAACAGatcacaaaattccatgaataGGAAGGTGAATCTATGCTCAACAAAAGCACCACATGGTGTAATAAGCAAAAGAGTGTTAAGATAAACAAATTACAAGATGCTATGAATAGGAAGGTGAATCTTAGCTCGTGCAAAACAGAGTACGCTTAATTTAAATTGCTTACAGCTGTAAAGTTCATTGGCTCCATAGGATTCCAGCATATCGCATTAGTCTTGGTCTGTATCAAGAAAATCAATATCAAAACGTCTGACAAGCAGGCATAAATCTACATGGAGCTTTTTTAAAACTTTACCATTATGGAATCATATTAATGGTATAAATTTCCACAAGCAGGTATCACACAAATGATCTAGAATATAAAGCACATGAATCATGCAATTTATCATCAACATATGTATGGGTATTTATTTTGTAATAAATTTCTGCATCAAGATAATTATCACATGACAGAATGAAGGATCTATTCAACTAGTTCATGGACCATAAGATTTCTGGATTTTGATTATATAAAAAACAAATGCAGTTTATCAAAGGGCAACAGGTGGAGTAATGTAATTTCTTTACTACAACAAAATTACTGCATAGTTATTAAATAACTTGATAAGGCCACCAATCACACTCTATATCTGTGAGCTTGATGGCAAGGATTTCATCCTTGTGTGCATGGCAATTGTAACTAATGAAAAAAGTAATCAACTATGTTCTCATCCTTGTGAgcatgtgattgattatttgataAAAGAGATTACTTGAAAGACTAGACTGCAACCTCATGCAAGAAGAtacaataaaataaaacaaataatagTAGCAGCAAACCAGTGAGATTTTCAATGAATGAAAACGTTACACTAGTGGTGTTCTGAATATAAATTAAGAATGTCAATTTTTAACCAGCAGGATTAAATCATTTAAATATGATTGGAGATAAACATATGAAATATAGTTCAACATGAAATGGTGAAACtaagaaatgacaaaaagaatCGTGCATGCAAgtataaagaagaagaaagattacCCTCATGATTAGCTTCCTAACTGGGGATGACATGCGTATATCATATAAAGTTATACTGCGATCactacaaaataataaaaaagacatTTTAACACAATCAACTCTTTGCGTTAAATATTGTTCAACAGGTTCAACGCACATAGAAGAATCTAATAAATAAACAATGCAGAAGCATATAAAGGGAGAGTTAAATATGCAACAAAGAAATATCTTATAGGTatctattcccataaaatgttaaGCATTTGAAATGTACTAGTCTGTGATAAATATCTTATAGTTCAAGAACGACCATCTGGTCAGATTTGATGAATCCAGAAGAAAggaatataaattaatattacaCATCAATTCCTAGATAATAGAAGGCCACTATTGCTTGTTGTGTTGATACTTGATCTAACTGATTTTGGATGCTACAAGACAATTATGAGCCCTCTAATTCTTTTACAGCTTAAAGAAAGAAGCAAACAAATGTGCAGCCTAAGTCTAAGAATTTATTATTTAGAAGGAACTTGAAGAAATCTCAGCGGCTTATATAAATAGAAACATTCATTGGTTTGACAGACATACATTTTCAAGCCTTTCTCAATGCATCCAAAATAGGAGCTAAACCTGTTGATTAGCTGTTTGGAATGGACCAAGTGCCTAGATATATTAATTCGTTTCATCCAGTTTAAATAGGAATCAATTTCATCAATTTCAAGTGGAATCAACTTGTAGACAAATACTCGAAGAGCAAGTTGTACCATAGGAGGTTTATTCTTATTAACTTTGTGTTATCTAACCTCAATTAATTTGATCTCACTTTTTCAAGAGACAATCTAACTACTTGGCAACATTGATAGGATCAGGGACTTTTAAATGGAAGG is from Musa acuminata AAA Group cultivar baxijiao chromosome BXJ3-8, Cavendish_Baxijiao_AAA, whole genome shotgun sequence and encodes:
- the LOC135645564 gene encoding nuclear cap-binding protein subunit 2-like, encoding MASLFKDPAKLSVYRDKRFRGNQEEYERALQASTTVYIGNMSFYTTEEQVYELFTRAGEIKKIIMGLEKNTKTPCGFCFVLYYSREDTEDAVKYISGTMLDDRPIRVDFDWGFEEGRQWGRGRSGGQVRDEYRTDYDPGRGGYGKLVQRELEAQRELVDYGAGALGAFQPPTQYGKHGVYGDSHRHGRDYRKRYREDEQSASEMSRRTSGYESRRNSEHDLRPEKNPRFRESGDSDDEDEDDRKRRR
- the LOC135583883 gene encoding uncharacterized protein LOC135583883 isoform X1, with amino-acid sequence MKVKVISRSTEEFTRERSQDLQKVFRNYDPKLRTHEKAVEYTRALNAAKLEKIFARPFIGAMDGHIDAVSCMAKNPNHLKGIFSGSMDGDIRLWDIATRKTVCQFPGHQGAVRGLTSSTDGEMLISCGTDCTVRLWKVPLLKMMDSSESDEDYSKFQPLAVYVWKHAFWAVDHQWDGPLFATAGSQVDIWDHNRSEPINTFEWGKDTVISVRFNPGEPDVLATSASDRSITLYDIRMSSPVRKLIMRTKTNAICWNPMEPMNFTAANEDCSCYSYDTRKLDEAKVVHKDHVSAVMDIDYSPTGREFVTGSYDRTVRIFPYNGDHSREIYHTKRMQRVFCVRYSCDGSYLISGSDDTNLRLWKAKSSEQMGVLLPRERKKQEYLDAVKERYKHLPEVKRIVRHRHLPKPIYKAAALRRTMIEAENKRDQKRRAHSAPGSMPVQPFRKRRIIKEDE
- the LOC135583883 gene encoding uncharacterized protein LOC135583883 isoform X2, coding for MKVKVISRSTEEFTRERSQDLQKVFRNYDPKLRTHEKAVEYTRALNAAKLEKIFARPFIGAMDGHIDAVSCMAKNPNHLKGIFSGSMDGDIRLWDIATRKTVCQFPGHQGAVRGLTSSTDGEMLISCGTDCTVRLWKVPLLKMMDSSESDEDYSKPLAVYVWKHAFWAVDHQWDGPLFATAGSQVDIWDHNRSEPINTFEWGKDTVISVRFNPGEPDVLATSASDRSITLYDIRMSSPVRKLIMRTKTNAICWNPMEPMNFTAANEDCSCYSYDTRKLDEAKVVHKDHVSAVMDIDYSPTGREFVTGSYDRTVRIFPYNGDHSREIYHTKRMQRVFCVRYSCDGSYLISGSDDTNLRLWKAKSSEQMGVLLPRERKKQEYLDAVKERYKHLPEVKRIVRHRHLPKPIYKAAALRRTMIEAENKRDQKRRAHSAPGSMPVQPFRKRRIIKEDE